A single window of Actinomycetota bacterium DNA harbors:
- the hisD gene encoding histidinol dehydrogenase, which translates to MLNTLDLRGGTRLARELRDVVPRAEFDLDAVLEQVRPIVADVAARGEQAAQEWSEKLDGVRAPTLRVPQMVLDSALESLPPDVRDALLEAIRRVRIVHEQQVRQDSSVSVAPGGTVSESWIPVARVGLYVPGGRAVYPSSVVMNVVPAQIAGVESIAVVSPPQKDNDGWPHPTILAACSLLGITEVYSVGGAQAIALLAHGTVEIEPVNLVTGPGNMWVTAAKRLLKGRIGIDSEAGPTEIAILADDSANPAFVAADLISQAEHDVVAASVLVTDSPELASAVQEQLVAQVRLTKHSERVTTALTGSQSAIVLVDDLDQAIAVVDAYAAEHLEIHTRDAAVVARRVKNAGAIFIGDYSPVSLGDYAAGSNHVLPTGGCACHSSGLSVQTFLRGVHYVEYSKSALAEIASTVTTLANAEDLPGHAAAVEIRFP; encoded by the coding sequence ATGCTCAATACTTTGGACTTGCGTGGCGGCACACGCTTAGCGCGCGAACTTCGCGATGTGGTGCCCAGAGCTGAGTTCGACCTAGATGCAGTTCTTGAGCAGGTTCGCCCAATTGTTGCCGATGTTGCAGCACGAGGTGAGCAGGCTGCCCAAGAATGGTCCGAAAAGCTAGATGGAGTCCGCGCACCTACTCTGCGGGTGCCACAGATGGTTCTTGATTCGGCGCTTGAAAGTTTGCCACCTGATGTCCGCGACGCGCTGCTAGAGGCAATACGTCGCGTGCGGATTGTGCACGAGCAGCAGGTTAGGCAGGATTCTTCTGTCTCGGTGGCGCCCGGTGGCACCGTAAGCGAGAGTTGGATTCCAGTGGCTCGCGTCGGTCTTTATGTTCCTGGCGGGCGCGCTGTTTATCCAAGTAGCGTTGTCATGAATGTTGTTCCAGCACAGATTGCGGGAGTTGAATCCATTGCCGTGGTTTCGCCGCCGCAGAAAGATAATGATGGCTGGCCGCACCCAACAATTTTGGCGGCCTGTAGCCTGCTGGGAATCACCGAAGTTTATTCTGTCGGGGGAGCCCAAGCGATTGCTTTACTAGCCCACGGAACAGTTGAGATTGAGCCAGTAAATTTGGTTACGGGACCAGGAAATATGTGGGTAACTGCAGCTAAGCGGTTGCTCAAAGGGCGAATCGGCATCGACTCCGAAGCAGGGCCAACGGAAATAGCCATCTTGGCTGATGACTCGGCTAATCCTGCCTTTGTCGCAGCTGACTTGATTAGCCAAGCAGAGCATGATGTCGTTGCTGCTTCCGTATTGGTCACAGACAGTCCAGAATTGGCCAGCGCAGTGCAGGAGCAACTGGTGGCTCAAGTTAGATTGACGAAACACAGCGAGCGAGTAACAACCGCTTTAACTGGATCGCAAAGCGCCATAGTCTTGGTCGATGATCTTGACCAGGCTATTGCAGTAGTAGACGCGTATGCCGCCGAACACCTTGAGATTCACACTCGGGATGCGGCTGTCGTGGCACGCAGGGTAAAAAATGCTGGAGCTATTTTTATTGGCGACTACTCGCCGGTGTCTCTTGGCGACTATGCGGCTGGTTCCAATCACGTACTTCCGACTGGTGGCTGCGCATGCCATTCGTCTGGCCTTTCGGTGCAGACATTCTTGCGCGGGGTTCACTATGTTGAGTATTCAAAGTCCGCCTTGGCGGAAATTGCATCTACCGTAACAACGCTGGCGAATGCTGAGGATTTACCTGGCCATGCTGCGGCTGTTGAAATACGGTTTCCATGA
- a CDS encoding histidinol-phosphate transaminase, with protein MTNPKLRSDLIGRTPYGAPQLDVEVKLNVNENPFAPSEQLINAISEAVTTAVRDLNRYPDRDAIELRKDLAQYISGESECEVSWENIWPANGSNEVMHHLLQAFGGPGRRLVTFGPTYSMYPDYCRETFTEYVEVPRKENFSIDSGLIQEALRLSPDIIVLCSPNNPSGTVLDPDLLDEIVASFPGLLIIDEAYAEFREAGQPSSLKKYAGHSTVVVTRTMSKAFSCAGLRLGYAVAHPNIVSACQLVRLPYHLSAVTQAVARAALAHSAELLGQVSLLKQERDSLLNWFIEHGFLVTPTGANFILFGKFADRDSVWKQLLSHGVLIRQSGPEGWLRVSIGTPTENEKFRKALLSIDL; from the coding sequence ATGACCAATCCGAAACTTCGTTCTGACTTAATCGGCAGAACGCCTTACGGCGCGCCGCAACTTGATGTCGAGGTGAAACTTAATGTGAATGAGAATCCATTTGCACCATCCGAACAGTTAATCAATGCGATCAGCGAAGCTGTTACCACTGCAGTTAGAGACTTGAATCGTTATCCAGACCGAGATGCAATTGAACTTCGCAAAGACTTAGCTCAATATATTTCGGGCGAATCAGAATGCGAAGTGAGCTGGGAAAATATTTGGCCGGCTAATGGAAGCAATGAGGTTATGCATCATCTGCTTCAGGCATTTGGCGGACCAGGGCGACGCCTCGTTACATTTGGCCCAACATATTCGATGTATCCCGATTACTGTCGTGAAACGTTTACCGAATATGTTGAAGTGCCGCGCAAAGAGAACTTCAGTATTGACAGTGGGTTAATCCAGGAAGCACTGCGACTCAGTCCAGACATAATTGTTTTGTGCTCGCCGAATAATCCTTCGGGCACTGTTCTTGATCCAGACCTTCTCGATGAGATTGTGGCCAGTTTTCCCGGATTGCTAATTATTGACGAAGCATATGCAGAATTTCGGGAGGCTGGTCAGCCAAGTTCACTGAAAAAGTATGCGGGCCATTCCACGGTTGTTGTTACCCGAACAATGAGTAAGGCATTTTCTTGTGCTGGACTTCGCCTTGGTTACGCCGTTGCGCACCCAAACATTGTGTCTGCTTGCCAATTAGTGCGCTTGCCCTACCACCTGTCCGCAGTTACCCAGGCTGTTGCTCGGGCAGCGCTTGCACACAGTGCCGAACTGCTTGGCCAAGTCTCGCTACTCAAGCAGGAGCGAGATTCACTACTTAATTGGTTCATTGAACACGGTTTTTTGGTCACCCCAACTGGGGCAAACTTCATATTGTTTGGCAAATTTGCAGATCGAGACAGCGTCTGGAAACAACTGCTCAGTCACGGAGTATTGATTCGTCAAAGTGGCCCCGAGGGCTGGCTTCGAGTATCAATCGGCACGCCAACAGAGAATGAAAAATTCCGTAAGGCATTATTAAGTATCGACCTTTAA
- the hisB gene encoding imidazoleglycerol-phosphate dehydratase HisB, which produces MARIARVERSTKESSVLVELDLDGTGKVDVETGVPFFDHMLAQLGKHGGFDLHIRTKGDVEVDSHHTVEDTALAFGQALREALGDKVGIRRFGDAYVPLDDTGCQAAVDLSGRPYLVHEAPLTVELIGTYDTTLTKHIWESITASAQICIHVRVLGGNNAHHVSEAQFKAVARALRDAVALDSRVTDVPSTKGSL; this is translated from the coding sequence ATGGCACGAATCGCAAGGGTAGAACGGTCTACCAAAGAAAGTTCGGTTTTAGTTGAACTTGATTTAGATGGCACCGGCAAAGTTGATGTTGAGACTGGGGTGCCTTTTTTCGACCACATGCTGGCTCAACTCGGTAAGCACGGCGGCTTCGATCTTCATATTCGCACAAAAGGTGATGTTGAGGTGGATTCACACCACACAGTTGAGGACACCGCACTTGCTTTTGGTCAAGCATTACGCGAAGCCTTGGGGGATAAGGTTGGAATCCGTCGATTTGGAGACGCGTATGTTCCGCTAGACGACACTGGCTGCCAAGCAGCCGTTGATCTTTCTGGTCGGCCCTACTTAGTTCATGAAGCGCCATTGACTGTAGAGCTAATTGGCACCTATGACACGACATTGACTAAACATATCTGGGAGTCAATCACGGCCTCCGCTCAAATTTGCATTCACGTTCGCGTACTTGGCGGCAACAATGCTCATCACGTGAGTGAAGCTCAATTCAAAGCAGTTGCCCGTGCACTTCGTGATGCGGTCGCGCTTGATAGTCGAGTAACAGACGTGCCATCAACAAAGGGAAGTTTGTAA
- the hisH gene encoding imidazole glycerol phosphate synthase subunit HisH, with product MTNVVVLDYGSGNLRSAARALEATGASVLVTSDFEQALNADGLVVPGVGAFATCLRGLRTVRADQIIERRLAGGRPVLGICVGMQAMFAGSAEHAQDLHTGLDQWPDVVKLLEAPVLPQMGWNTVTAPDDSQMFAGIARERFYFVHSYAAQSWSLAEDGPFAPAKVTWAEYGKPFIAAVENGPLWATQFHPEKSGNAGLALLRNWVKTL from the coding sequence GTGACCAATGTTGTGGTGCTGGACTATGGCTCTGGCAACTTGCGCTCGGCGGCTCGAGCGCTTGAGGCCACAGGCGCTTCGGTCCTAGTTACTAGCGATTTTGAACAGGCACTTAATGCAGACGGCTTAGTGGTTCCCGGTGTCGGAGCTTTCGCTACTTGTTTACGCGGCTTACGAACAGTTCGCGCCGATCAAATCATTGAGCGCAGACTTGCTGGCGGTCGGCCGGTGCTGGGCATATGTGTTGGCATGCAAGCAATGTTTGCTGGCAGTGCTGAGCATGCCCAGGATTTGCACACTGGCCTTGATCAGTGGCCCGACGTCGTGAAGTTACTTGAGGCTCCGGTTTTGCCCCAAATGGGCTGGAATACTGTGACCGCCCCAGATGACTCCCAAATGTTTGCTGGAATCGCTCGAGAGCGGTTCTACTTTGTTCATTCATACGCCGCGCAGAGTTGGTCTCTGGCAGAAGATGGTCCCTTTGCTCCGGCAAAAGTAACTTGGGCAGAATATGGAAAGCCGTTTATCGCGGCGGTAGAAAATGGACCGCTTTGGGCGACCCAATTTCATCCTGAAAAATCAGGAAATGCTGGATTAGCACTTTTACGTAATTGGGTGAAAACATTATGA
- the priA gene encoding bifunctional 1-(5-phosphoribosyl)-5-((5-phosphoribosylamino)methylideneamino)imidazole-4-carboxamide isomerase/phosphoribosylanthranilate isomerase PriA, producing MDSLILLPAVDVANGQAVRLVQGQADQQTNYGDPLQAALDWQSAGADWIHLVDLDAAFGRGSNRELLAEVVGKLDVNVELSGGIRDDETLRAALATGARRVNLGTAALEDPEWTAAVIAEFGDRIAVGLDVRGTTLAARGWTQEGGDLWETLSRLDADGCTRYVVTDVTKDGTLQGPNVELLMQMCERTDKPVIASGGISSLADLELLRSLTHTGVEGAIVGKALYAGAFTLPQAIEVAGPQR from the coding sequence GTGGATTCCTTAATTCTTTTGCCTGCTGTAGATGTTGCTAATGGTCAAGCAGTTCGCTTGGTTCAGGGTCAAGCAGACCAACAGACAAACTATGGCGATCCATTGCAAGCCGCACTGGACTGGCAATCCGCTGGGGCAGACTGGATCCACCTCGTTGACCTCGATGCCGCGTTTGGCCGTGGATCTAATCGCGAACTGCTTGCCGAAGTAGTTGGCAAACTAGATGTAAATGTAGAACTGTCAGGTGGCATTCGCGATGATGAAACCTTGCGCGCAGCCCTTGCTACTGGAGCGCGCCGAGTTAATCTCGGCACTGCTGCGCTGGAGGACCCAGAATGGACGGCTGCGGTAATCGCAGAATTTGGCGATCGAATCGCAGTTGGACTTGATGTTCGAGGCACCACCTTAGCTGCCCGAGGTTGGACCCAAGAAGGTGGCGATCTTTGGGAGACACTGTCTCGTCTGGATGCCGATGGGTGCACTCGGTATGTAGTAACGGACGTGACCAAGGATGGAACCTTGCAAGGACCCAATGTTGAGTTACTAATGCAGATGTGCGAGCGCACCGACAAGCCAGTTATTGCATCGGGTGGCATTTCGAGTTTGGCAGATCTGGAACTGTTACGCTCATTGACGCACACTGGAGTTGAAGGTGCAATCGTTGGCAAGGCCCTTTACGCCGGCGCATTTACCTTGCCGCAGGCAATTGAAGTTGCCGGACCACAGAGGTAG
- the hisF gene encoding imidazole glycerol phosphate synthase subunit HisF, with protein MSLAIRVIPCLDVDNGRVVKGVNFVELRDAGDPVELASAYGQAGADELIFLDITASSSGRQTTLEMVRRAADEVFIPLTVGGGIRSVSDVDQLLRSGADKVGINTSALANPELLSEAAHRFGNQCIVLSVDVRRAENMPSGFEATTHGGRQSSGRDAIQWISEAVNRGAGEILLNSMDADGTQAGFDLELITAVRTVANVPLIASGGAGKVSDFTPAVLAGADAVLAASVFHFGQITIAQVKDELRENGITVR; from the coding sequence ATGTCATTAGCCATCCGCGTTATTCCTTGCCTAGATGTTGACAATGGCAGAGTTGTAAAGGGTGTCAACTTTGTTGAATTGCGTGATGCAGGAGACCCAGTCGAGTTAGCAAGCGCATATGGCCAAGCGGGCGCAGATGAACTAATTTTTTTAGACATCACTGCAAGTAGTTCGGGGCGTCAAACAACCCTAGAAATGGTGCGTCGCGCTGCGGATGAGGTCTTTATCCCACTCACCGTAGGTGGTGGAATTCGAAGCGTGTCCGATGTTGACCAGTTACTTCGCAGCGGCGCGGATAAGGTTGGCATCAATACTTCAGCTTTGGCTAATCCAGAATTATTAAGTGAGGCAGCCCACCGGTTTGGTAATCAGTGCATCGTACTGTCAGTTGATGTGCGCCGAGCTGAAAATATGCCGAGCGGCTTTGAAGCAACAACACATGGTGGTCGCCAGAGTAGTGGTCGCGATGCAATCCAGTGGATATCTGAGGCGGTTAACCGCGGTGCCGGAGAAATCTTGCTGAACTCAATGGATGCTGATGGCACGCAAGCCGGTTTTGATCTTGAACTCATCACCGCAGTTCGAACTGTAGCCAATGTGCCACTGATTGCCAGCGGAGGAGCAGGAAAAGTTTCTGACTTTACACCAGCAGTTCTAGCCGGAGCCGATGCAGTGCTAGCGGCAAGCGTTTTTCATTTTGGCCAAATTACGATTGCCCAGGTAAAGGATGAACTTCGCGAAAACGGCATCACGGTTCGCTAA
- a CDS encoding TIGR03085 family protein, translated as MSTSNNWARTERANFVQTLTSLGPDAPTLCAGWTTQDLAAHIILRERRLDAAPGIALPILSNYTESVRLNITRTDWTELLNQLSVGPPAWSPLGWSALDQAVNLFEFFVHHEDVLRAQQGWQPRTLEPELIGALMSRLYDSAWFLWRRARVGVILTDAQNSIVAKRPPKGAGIVTVTGAPAELIMKSYGRSASRVEVSGATHDLELFSQTNLRI; from the coding sequence ATGAGCACGTCAAACAATTGGGCCCGCACTGAGCGCGCTAATTTCGTTCAAACCCTGACTAGTCTTGGCCCCGACGCTCCCACCCTCTGCGCCGGTTGGACTACTCAAGATTTAGCCGCCCACATTATTTTAAGGGAGCGCAGGCTCGATGCGGCGCCCGGAATTGCCCTACCAATTTTGAGCAACTACACCGAATCTGTTCGGCTAAACATCACCCGAACAGATTGGACTGAATTGCTAAATCAACTTTCGGTAGGCCCCCCAGCTTGGAGTCCACTGGGTTGGTCTGCCCTGGATCAGGCGGTTAATCTATTTGAGTTTTTCGTGCACCACGAAGACGTGTTACGGGCTCAGCAAGGGTGGCAGCCAAGGACACTGGAGCCTGAGCTAATTGGCGCGCTGATGTCTCGGTTATACGATTCTGCATGGTTTCTCTGGCGCAGAGCACGAGTTGGGGTCATTCTGACTGACGCGCAAAACAGTATCGTTGCAAAGCGTCCGCCTAAGGGCGCAGGTATTGTGACGGTAACCGGAGCTCCTGCCGAACTAATCATGAAAAGTTATGGGCGAAGCGCGTCACGCGTGGAAGTAAGTGGCGCTACACATGATCTTGAGTTGTTTAGTCAAACTAATCTGCGTATTTAG
- the hisI gene encoding phosphoribosyl-AMP cyclohydrolase, with protein sequence MLEQPLEFLIGLKFNDAGLIPVVVQEGGSREVLMLAWMNQEAIAQTLETRVATYFSRSRNQLWVKGETSGNTQEVVDLAVDCDSDTLLLTVIQTGVACHTGSQTCFSERSIKK encoded by the coding sequence ATGTTAGAGCAACCACTTGAATTTCTGATTGGGCTGAAGTTCAATGATGCGGGCTTAATTCCAGTCGTGGTTCAAGAAGGCGGATCGCGTGAAGTTTTAATGTTGGCCTGGATGAACCAGGAGGCTATTGCGCAGACTTTGGAAACGAGAGTCGCCACTTATTTCAGTCGTAGTCGCAACCAATTGTGGGTGAAAGGAGAGACCTCCGGTAATACCCAAGAGGTAGTTGATTTGGCCGTTGACTGTGACTCCGACACACTCTTGCTAACTGTCATCCAAACTGGCGTAGCTTGTCATACGGGAAGTCAAACTTGCTTTTCTGAACGGTCAATAAAAAAATGA
- a CDS encoding anthranilate synthase component I, producing MTNTSVSLAEFRELAEDRRVIPVIRKVENSDFTAVGLYQTLAEERPGTFLLESAEHAMAWSRYSFVGVNTSAMLSEVDGESAWSGRVPEGIIDSKDPLEVLRDLLSKLHTPEVNVGVSADELPPLTGGVVGYLGYEIVRRFEKLPNITPDVLHVPELAMFLATDLAVLDHELGNIFLIANAINYDNSSERVDLAWQDAVNRLDQMELRLASAKRSAEPVAFTPAEPVVTRESESVQYQAAVQVAKEHIRAGDAFQIVLSQRFSTPCSASALSVYRALRESNPSPYMFLIRVPKHTGPEIPYGEVDFDLVGSSPEALVRLTSGQAMLHPIAGTRPRGTSEAADEQLAQELLDDKKERAEHLMLVDLGRNDLGRVCQPGTVEVSEFMHIERYSHVMHIVSTVIGQVNNKMHPLDLVRATFPAGTLSGAPKPMAMEIIEKLEPTRRGIYGGCIGYFDFAGNLDTAIAIRSAVLKSGQAYVQAGAGIVADSVPASEDAECQAKAAAVLRAVAAAEHA from the coding sequence ATGACAAACACCTCCGTTTCCTTAGCCGAGTTTCGCGAGCTAGCAGAAGATCGGCGGGTTATTCCAGTCATTCGCAAAGTTGAAAATTCGGATTTCACGGCGGTTGGGCTTTACCAAACATTGGCCGAAGAGCGACCAGGGACTTTTTTGTTAGAGTCTGCTGAACACGCAATGGCTTGGTCTCGGTACTCCTTTGTTGGAGTAAATACCTCGGCAATGCTCAGCGAAGTAGACGGAGAGAGTGCTTGGTCCGGACGGGTACCAGAAGGAATTATCGATTCCAAAGATCCGTTAGAAGTTTTACGAGACTTACTCTCTAAATTGCATACACCAGAAGTGAATGTTGGCGTCAGTGCAGATGAACTTCCACCACTGACTGGTGGCGTCGTTGGCTACTTGGGTTACGAGATCGTTCGTAGGTTTGAAAAGTTGCCCAATATCACGCCAGATGTCTTACATGTTCCAGAGCTGGCTATGTTTTTGGCCACTGATTTGGCAGTGCTAGATCATGAACTCGGAAATATCTTTCTGATAGCTAATGCAATTAATTACGACAACTCAAGTGAGCGGGTTGATCTAGCCTGGCAAGATGCGGTAAATCGACTCGATCAAATGGAGTTGCGCTTAGCTTCAGCAAAGCGGTCCGCAGAACCAGTTGCCTTTACCCCGGCTGAACCAGTAGTCACCCGCGAAAGCGAATCGGTCCAATACCAAGCAGCAGTGCAAGTTGCAAAGGAACATATTCGGGCCGGCGATGCATTCCAGATAGTTTTATCTCAGCGCTTTTCTACACCGTGCTCGGCATCTGCTCTTTCCGTTTATCGGGCATTACGAGAGTCCAATCCCAGCCCCTATATGTTTTTAATTCGGGTGCCGAAACATACCGGACCTGAAATTCCGTATGGCGAAGTTGATTTTGATCTAGTTGGTTCAAGTCCTGAGGCGCTGGTGCGACTAACTTCTGGCCAAGCAATGCTTCACCCAATTGCGGGAACGCGGCCACGTGGAACGAGCGAAGCTGCTGACGAGCAACTAGCTCAAGAATTACTTGATGACAAGAAGGAACGCGCAGAGCATTTGATGCTCGTCGACTTAGGTCGAAATGACTTAGGTCGAGTTTGCCAACCGGGAACGGTTGAGGTCAGTGAGTTCATGCACATTGAACGCTATAGCCATGTGATGCACATCGTCTCGACCGTAATTGGGCAGGTCAACAACAAAATGCACCCGCTCGATTTAGTTCGAGCCACTTTCCCAGCGGGGACTTTGTCAGGAGCACCAAAGCCAATGGCGATGGAGATAATCGAAAAACTAGAACCAACTCGCCGTGGTATCTATGGCGGTTGCATTGGGTATTTCGACTTCGCCGGAAATCTAGATACTGCAATTGCCATCAGAAGTGCTGTGCTAAAAAGTGGCCAGGCTTATGTCCAAGCAGGGGCCGGAATCGTGGCCGACTCGGTCCCAGCAAGTGAAGATGCTGAATGTCAGGCAAAGGCTGCAGCGGTTTTGCGCGCGGTTGCTGCAGCGGAGCATGCGTGA